ACAGACTGTCATGCGGCCTTCCATCGACATATCCCGCATCACTTGACCACCAAACTCGATCGCAAAGCCGGTGCCACCAGCCGTGCCAATTTCTGCAATAATCGCCAGCACTACATCTTTTGCAGTTACGCCTGCCGATAACTGGCCGTCTACACGCACCAACATATTGCGCATTTTTTTCTGAATCAAACACTGCGTGGCCAGCACATGCTCAACTTCAGAAGTACCAATGCCGTGCGCCAAAGCGCCCAAAGCGCCATGCGTAGAGGTATGGGAATCTCCACAGACAACCGTCATACCCGGCAATGTTGCCCCCTGCTCAGGGCCTACAACATGCACAATACCTTGCCTAACATCATCGATTTTAAATTCAGGCAAATCAAAATCTTGGCAATTGTCTGCTAGCGTCTTAACTTGAATTTTGGACACTGGGTCAGCGATGCCATCTATGCCTTGCGAGCGCTCTTTCGCGGTCGTCGGTACATTATGATCTGGCGTAGCAAGGTTTGCACTGCGCCGCCAAGGCGAACGCCCGGCCATCCGCAAACCTTCAAAGGCTTGCGGTGAAGTCACTTCATGAATCAGTTGACGATCAATATAGATTAACGCCGTACCATCATCGCGTTGCTTAACAAGATGCGATGCCCATAATTTGTCGTATAAAGTTTTCGCCATAATTTAACTCTCAATCACTGTGTCAATTTTATCCCTGCACGCAAAATAAAACAAATTCATTATTTTTATAATTTGAATAAATTTTAGGAATGGCAATAATACTGACTTAACTCCCGAGTAAGGCCTAAGGCATTATGAATCAGCAAAATCTTGAAACCTTTATAGTTGTTGCCAGAACTCAATCATTTACGCGCACATCCGAGCTACTGCATTTGACGCAACCCGCGATCAGTAAGCGCATACAAAATATAGAACAAGAATTAAACGTTGTATTATTCGACCGCGTGGGTAAAAACGTGATGCTCACGCAGGCTGGCCAAGTGTTTGCCCAACATGCTGAACAGCTGATTCAGGCATTTAAAAATTGTCACATCGAGATGGACAATATTCAGCAACAGGTTTCAGGTAAGTTAAATATGGGGGTTAGTCACCATATCGGCCTCCATCGACTACCCTCAATCCTGAAGCAATTTGCGCTAAATTACCCCGAGGTTCAGCTTTCAATCAGCTTTTTAGACTCAGACGAAGCCTACAAACAGGTCGCTCAAGGCCATGTCGAGTTTGCATTGGCCACGCTAAACCACAGTCAACAGCAATTTGATGCACTTCAGCAGCGGCCACTATGGGTTGACAGCATGCAATTTTGTGTCAACGCTGGGCACGAACTCGACAAACTTCGCCAGCAAAAAAACTTAAATTTACATGATCTTGCAGAGTTCCCGGCTATTTTACCCAAGGCTTCAACTTTCACCGGCAATTTAGTGCAGGCCGCTTTTCTTAACCAAGATGCCGAATTGCAAAAAATTATCGAGACCAATTATTTAGAAACGATAAAAATGATGACCAGTATTGGACTCGGCTGGTCAGTTCTGCCTGCCTCCATGATTGATAGCGAGCTAGTTAGCTTAAAGCTAAATAATAAATCCTTAACAAGGGATCTTGGCCTAATTACTCATCAGGAGCGAAGCTTGTCCAATGCATCTAAGGCCTTTATTTCGATGTTGCCTAAAAGCTTGACTCAATAGAGAAGAGCTTGCCAAGAATATTGCAGCAATCATCTTTTAATATGTGTGAGATAAACACTTGCATTTGTCAGTTAATTTCATCATCATTAAGGAGATATTGCTTATACCAATCAAGCA
This sequence is a window from Pseudomonadales bacterium. Protein-coding genes within it:
- a CDS encoding LysR family transcriptional regulator → MNQQNLETFIVVARTQSFTRTSELLHLTQPAISKRIQNIEQELNVVLFDRVGKNVMLTQAGQVFAQHAEQLIQAFKNCHIEMDNIQQQVSGKLNMGVSHHIGLHRLPSILKQFALNYPEVQLSISFLDSDEAYKQVAQGHVEFALATLNHSQQQFDALQQRPLWVDSMQFCVNAGHELDKLRQQKNLNLHDLAEFPAILPKASTFTGNLVQAAFLNQDAELQKIIETNYLETIKMMTSIGLGWSVLPASMIDSELVSLKLNNKSLTRDLGLITHQERSLSNASKAFISMLPKSLTQ